In Sphingobacterium sp. lm-10, one DNA window encodes the following:
- a CDS encoding tetratricopeptide repeat protein, with amino-acid sequence MKHIEQHWKTLTVSANDFFNTGNFEQALSNYQEALYRAEVINDHRSECLEFNIPTIQIFVISCNNLANTYIELCRLEDAERMLTRVIYYLLYLVKDGDISSDEVRNELKRAGVALMVFGQEHSDKQSQEANFQLLKEELTEYEILKK; translated from the coding sequence ATGAAACATATTGAACAACATTGGAAAACGCTGACGGTTTCGGCCAACGATTTTTTCAATACAGGAAATTTCGAACAGGCGCTCTCTAACTATCAGGAAGCCCTGTATCGAGCAGAAGTCATAAATGACCATCGTTCAGAATGTTTGGAATTCAACATTCCCACTATACAAATCTTTGTCATTTCCTGTAATAACCTCGCCAATACGTATATCGAACTCTGTAGGTTGGAGGATGCCGAAAGGATGCTGACAAGAGTAATATATTATCTATTGTATCTGGTGAAAGACGGTGATATTAGTAGCGATGAGGTTCGAAATGAGCTCAAACGAGCCGGTGTAGCTTTGATGGTATTTGGCCAAGAGCATAGTGATAAGCAATCTCAGGAAGCTAATTTCCAATTGCTTAAAGAAGAGTTAACAGAATATGAAATCTTAAAAAAATAG
- a CDS encoding DUF5686 and carboxypeptidase-like regulatory domain-containing protein — MSFLFAQNKLTGKVTSISSGLPIAGVVIRHVESNVATSTNSNGEFIISIPSNEGTLLIQSLGYDEQSISLTQVDQDKAIDISLSEKSTAIEEVVIRAPKRRRYTNKNNATVDFIRKVIAKRDDNNSLKTSHILFSEYEKLSMSLGIANEKRANSKLLKKFSFLEAGIDTVKLPGRSLVPIYMNEKIGIRTVSQTHDEQYQLIDEKQSRVDQFIDEDGVDEYLEKIYGSSNVYENDIAIGNRRFLSPIASLGPSFYKYYEVDTLNDTSPARLKIQFVPRNPEDALFSGYLYIDLDGSYALSKAELTINDVTNINWVKSLEMEYNYAKNKDNKYFLNKSVVKMDLGVFRKGMDLFGEKVITRTIGDSPTTISNPSPYALQSKGEKGHLIDWEQARPEKLSSFETQAYNNIDSLKNSKSFRRIMSISSIITSGYVTKGLFEIGPIPSFYSFNPIEGNRFKFGGNTTDQFSKKLVLDGYGAYGTRDKKFKYNLAAIYSLNGESVYKYPVSSISVGTSSDIQIPGQELNFLDNDNFLLSFRRGRNDRMIYHHKIYTELHHEFDNHTAFKLGLKRETLNPAGLLRFYENNNGSLNNEITTTAITASFRWAPGEKIYQGKRFRRIINVGKPVMSISGEIGLKGPFGSDYNYQRFIVTASKRFFMSQLGFSDVNFESGIQFGKVPYPLAMIHRANQTYAYQANSFNLMNNMEFMSDRYASLQIQHGFNGFILNKIPLINKLDLREWISVKTLFGHIDKENRAAAIGEYSPTSRFPGAVPMLYGLDRGPYIEGSVGLGNIFKVLRIDLVRRFTYTNNPMVSKWGIRAKIGIDF, encoded by the coding sequence ATGTCATTTTTATTTGCTCAAAATAAATTGACAGGGAAAGTTACTAGCATAAGCAGCGGTTTGCCAATTGCAGGAGTCGTTATTAGACATGTAGAGAGTAATGTGGCAACCAGTACTAATAGTAATGGAGAATTCATCATCTCTATTCCATCCAACGAAGGAACACTGTTAATTCAATCGCTTGGTTATGATGAGCAGTCTATTTCTTTGACTCAAGTAGATCAAGACAAAGCGATAGATATCTCGTTGTCTGAAAAGAGCACAGCTATTGAAGAAGTAGTGATTAGAGCTCCTAAAAGAAGACGTTACACTAATAAGAATAATGCTACGGTCGATTTTATTAGAAAAGTTATAGCAAAACGCGATGACAATAATTCGCTCAAAACGTCTCACATACTATTTTCAGAATATGAGAAGCTATCGATGTCGTTAGGAATTGCAAACGAAAAAAGGGCAAATTCTAAGCTGCTTAAAAAATTCAGTTTTTTGGAGGCTGGTATTGATACGGTGAAGTTGCCCGGTCGATCACTCGTACCTATTTATATGAACGAGAAAATTGGAATAAGAACGGTTTCTCAAACCCACGACGAGCAGTATCAATTAATCGATGAAAAGCAATCTCGCGTAGACCAGTTTATCGACGAAGATGGTGTAGATGAGTACCTAGAGAAAATCTATGGATCGAGTAATGTATATGAAAATGATATAGCTATTGGAAATAGGAGGTTTTTAAGCCCGATCGCTTCCTTGGGGCCATCTTTCTATAAATATTATGAAGTAGATACCTTGAACGACACATCTCCAGCACGTTTAAAGATTCAGTTTGTACCCCGCAATCCAGAAGATGCATTATTTTCAGGATATCTATATATAGATCTTGATGGCAGCTATGCTTTGAGCAAGGCCGAACTTACAATTAATGATGTAACCAACATTAATTGGGTTAAAAGCCTAGAGATGGAATATAACTACGCGAAAAATAAAGACAACAAGTACTTCTTAAATAAAAGTGTCGTTAAGATGGATCTTGGAGTATTCCGCAAAGGTATGGACCTCTTTGGTGAAAAAGTAATTACTAGAACCATTGGTGACTCGCCAACAACTATATCAAATCCGTCACCTTATGCGCTTCAGTCAAAAGGGGAAAAAGGTCACTTAATAGATTGGGAGCAAGCGCGTCCAGAAAAACTTAGCAGTTTTGAAACTCAGGCATACAATAACATCGACAGTCTGAAAAATTCAAAGTCTTTCCGCAGAATAATGTCTATAAGTAGTATCATAACCTCAGGTTATGTCACTAAAGGATTGTTTGAAATTGGTCCAATTCCATCTTTTTATAGTTTTAACCCAATCGAGGGAAACCGTTTCAAATTTGGAGGCAACACTACCGATCAATTTAGTAAAAAACTAGTTCTTGATGGGTATGGCGCATACGGTACCAGAGATAAAAAATTTAAATATAATCTGGCAGCTATCTACTCTTTAAACGGCGAATCGGTCTATAAATATCCGGTCAGTTCGATCTCTGTGGGTACATCAAGTGATATACAGATTCCCGGACAAGAGCTAAATTTTTTGGACAATGACAACTTTCTGTTATCATTTCGAAGAGGCCGAAATGATAGGATGATCTATCATCACAAAATATATACAGAATTACATCATGAGTTTGATAATCATACTGCTTTCAAGTTAGGCCTTAAAAGGGAGACGCTGAATCCGGCAGGTCTTCTGAGATTTTATGAAAATAACAATGGAAGCTTAAATAATGAGATCACGACTACAGCGATTACGGCTAGTTTTCGTTGGGCACCTGGAGAGAAAATTTATCAAGGGAAACGCTTTCGTCGCATAATCAACGTAGGAAAGCCTGTTATGTCAATTTCGGGAGAGATTGGTTTAAAGGGTCCATTTGGAAGTGACTACAATTACCAACGATTTATTGTCACCGCTAGTAAGAGATTTTTTATGTCTCAACTGGGATTTTCAGATGTGAATTTTGAGAGCGGTATTCAATTTGGCAAAGTCCCTTACCCATTAGCGATGATTCATAGAGCCAATCAAACGTATGCTTATCAGGCCAACTCTTTCAACCTGATGAATAATATGGAATTTATGAGTGATCGTTATGCATCGTTACAAATACAACACGGTTTTAATGGATTTATTCTGAATAAGATTCCATTGATTAATAAGCTTGATTTACGCGAATGGATATCCGTGAAAACTCTTTTTGGACATATAGATAAAGAAAATAGAGCCGCCGCTATTGGTGAATATTCACCCACTTCGAGGTTCCCAGGAGCAGTGCCTATGCTATACGGCTTAGATCGGGGGCCTTATATAGAAGGAAGTGTAGGACTGGGTAACATTTTCAAAGTGTTGCGTATCGATCTGGTTAGGCGATTCACTTACACAAATAATCCCATGGTTTCTAAATGGGGGATCAGAGCAAAAATAGGAATAGATTTTTAA
- a CDS encoding virulence factor, with translation MRNNIRVLMAIFFYCLVGQKQSYGETPDYVIPQISSDANKNTLIVFITGDGGYTSFSKGLLKYFNQDGYNQIVFDARKYFWTKKTPQVASRDFERYIQLYLAKSKCDNIYLIGHSFSAGILPFIINNFSKSLQKKIRHATFLSPDRYASLEVTFATMLNVKQKPNEFEVIPEALKMKSISSAYIFSRDDEEERASLFQNAGLKVTLLAGPHTYKRDFQALYNAIKLNNL, from the coding sequence ATGCGTAATAATATAAGGGTTCTGATGGCAATTTTTTTTTACTGTTTGGTCGGACAAAAGCAAAGTTATGGTGAAACGCCTGACTATGTCATTCCGCAGATAAGTAGCGATGCGAATAAGAACACACTCATTGTGTTCATAACCGGAGATGGTGGTTATACTAGTTTTAGTAAGGGTTTGTTGAAATATTTTAATCAGGATGGGTATAACCAAATAGTCTTTGATGCAAGGAAATATTTTTGGACGAAGAAAACACCTCAAGTAGCCAGCAGGGATTTTGAAAGGTACATCCAACTTTATTTGGCAAAATCTAAATGCGATAACATCTACTTGATCGGCCATTCATTTTCAGCAGGAATTTTACCGTTCATTATCAACAACTTTTCAAAGAGTTTGCAAAAAAAAATACGACATGCAACATTCCTTTCTCCAGATCGGTATGCGAGCCTAGAGGTAACATTTGCGACGATGCTTAATGTAAAACAAAAACCAAATGAGTTTGAGGTTATTCCGGAAGCATTAAAAATGAAATCTATCTCCTCTGCCTATATCTTCTCTAGAGATGACGAAGAAGAGCGAGCAAGTCTATTTCAAAATGCCGGATTAAAGGTCACTCTCTTAGCGGGACCGCATACTTACAAGAGGGATTTCCAGGCGCTTTATAATGCCATAAAGCTTAATAATCTCTAG
- a CDS encoding peroxiredoxin — MCGSIKKLVAGQQATFVQKGPLTIGNRLPEFTKKAIFTKENGIEIVDITNTYASKQEKWTILFWWPKDFTFVCPTEIIEFDERSADFTSRNALVIGASTDSEFVHLGWRQSHPGLAKLSIPMLADTSKSLAEEMGILDADEKVAYRATFIIDPNGIIQWLSVYPMNVGRNVDEVLRVLDALQTEELTGCGWTPGQQTVTTKLKEKNAI; from the coding sequence ATGTGTGGATCAATAAAAAAGTTAGTTGCCGGACAACAGGCTACCTTTGTCCAAAAAGGCCCTTTGACAATCGGAAATAGATTGCCCGAATTTACAAAGAAAGCCATTTTTACAAAGGAGAATGGAATAGAGATAGTAGACATCACCAATACCTATGCGTCAAAGCAGGAAAAGTGGACAATTCTGTTCTGGTGGCCGAAGGACTTCACCTTTGTCTGCCCAACGGAGATTATCGAATTTGACGAACGTTCAGCGGATTTTACTTCGCGAAACGCATTGGTAATCGGCGCATCGACTGACTCGGAATTTGTACACCTCGGTTGGAGACAGAGCCACCCCGGACTGGCGAAATTGAGCATCCCGATGTTGGCTGACACCTCCAAGTCCCTAGCAGAAGAAATGGGAATCTTGGATGCTGATGAGAAAGTGGCATACCGTGCAACATTCATCATTGACCCCAATGGCATCATCCAATGGCTCAGCGTTTACCCAATGAATGTAGGCCGCAACGTGGACGAAGTACTTCGAGTATTGGATGCCTTACAGACGGAAGAACTGACAGGTTGCGGCTGGACACCTGGGCAGCAGACGGTAACGACAAAATTAAAGGAAAAGAATGCTATATGA
- a CDS encoding Fe-Mn family superoxide dismutase yields MKIDLTLPELPYERTALIPIITEETFDYHYGKHHATYVNNLQGLVKDTALGELSVEDIIQRGFQEGNAALFNNAAQHWNHSFFWHCLSPDGGKMPDGKIAELINRDFGSFVDFKNRFSETAVKLFGAGWAWLAQNERGVLEIVPMKDAYTPLTQNKTPILTLDVWEHAYYIDYRNARPKFVEGFWDIVNWDFANKNLK; encoded by the coding sequence ATGAAAATTGATTTAACATTACCAGAGTTACCTTATGAGAGGACAGCCTTAATTCCCATCATTACCGAAGAGACCTTTGACTACCATTATGGAAAGCATCACGCTACCTATGTAAATAATCTTCAGGGATTGGTAAAGGATACAGCACTTGGAGAATTGAGTGTCGAAGACATCATTCAGAGAGGCTTTCAGGAAGGCAATGCGGCACTGTTCAACAATGCCGCACAGCACTGGAATCATAGCTTTTTTTGGCATTGCCTATCTCCTGATGGTGGTAAGATGCCAGATGGAAAAATTGCAGAATTGATAAATCGTGATTTTGGCAGTTTTGTCGATTTCAAAAACAGATTCTCAGAGACGGCCGTCAAGCTCTTTGGCGCGGGTTGGGCATGGTTGGCACAAAACGAGCGAGGCGTTTTGGAGATCGTTCCGATGAAAGATGCTTATACGCCATTGACCCAAAATAAAACTCCAATATTGACACTCGATGTATGGGAACATGCCTATTACATTGACTACCGTAATGCCCGTCCAAAATTCGTAGAAGGCTTTTGGGACATTGTGAATTGGGATTTCGCCAACAAAAATTTGAAGTAA
- a CDS encoding ribonucleoside-diphosphate reductase small subunit, with product MIEPILQENKDRFVVFPIHHDDIWQFYKNAEASFWTVEEVDLSPDMNDWQDKLNTDERYFISHVLAFFAASDGIVNENLAVNFIQEVQYPEARCFYGFQIMIENIHSEMYSLLIDTYIKDAQEKDHLLRAIDTIPCVGKKADWALRWIESNSFAERLIAFAAVEGIFFSGSFCSIFWLKKRGLMPGLTFSNELISRDEGLHCDFACLLYTRHLLHKLQEETVEEIIIDAVAIEKEFVTDALPVRLIGMNAELMCQYIEFVADRLLVALGCKKVWNAINPFDFMELISLQGKTNFFERRVGEYQKTGVVQGAKWNNDFSLDEEF from the coding sequence ATGATTGAACCGATTTTACAGGAAAACAAAGACCGGTTTGTCGTTTTTCCTATTCATCACGATGACATTTGGCAATTCTATAAAAATGCAGAGGCGAGTTTTTGGACGGTAGAAGAAGTGGATTTGTCGCCGGATATGAACGATTGGCAAGATAAGCTTAACACGGATGAACGTTATTTCATCTCGCACGTGTTGGCATTTTTTGCAGCGAGCGATGGTATTGTCAACGAAAACCTAGCAGTCAACTTCATACAGGAAGTTCAATACCCAGAAGCCCGTTGTTTTTATGGTTTTCAGATCATGATTGAAAATATCCATTCTGAAATGTATTCGCTGCTCATCGACACATACATTAAGGACGCACAAGAAAAAGATCACCTGCTCCGCGCCATCGACACGATACCCTGTGTTGGCAAAAAGGCAGATTGGGCATTGCGCTGGATAGAAAGCAACAGTTTCGCCGAAAGGCTGATTGCCTTTGCTGCAGTGGAAGGTATTTTCTTTTCTGGTAGTTTCTGTTCCATATTCTGGCTAAAGAAAAGGGGCCTGATGCCTGGACTTACTTTTTCTAACGAATTGATTAGCCGTGATGAGGGTTTGCACTGTGATTTTGCCTGCCTGCTATACACCCGTCATTTGCTACACAAATTGCAGGAAGAAACTGTTGAGGAAATCATTATAGATGCCGTAGCCATCGAAAAGGAGTTTGTGACCGATGCCCTGCCTGTCCGCCTAATTGGTATGAATGCCGAGCTGATGTGCCAATACATCGAATTTGTTGCCGATAGATTACTTGTGGCATTAGGTTGCAAAAAGGTTTGGAATGCGATCAATCCTTTCGATTTCATGGAACTTATTTCCTTGCAAGGGAAGACAAATTTCTTCGAACGGCGTGTCGGCGAATACCAGAAAACAGGGGTTGTACAGGGAGCGAAATGGAACAACGACTTTTCGTTGGATGAGGAGTTTTAG
- a CDS encoding metal-dependent transcriptional regulator: MYSIAEENYLKSLFNLANEHDLIQLKEIGKLLDVKMSSVTNMMKRFADKGLVHYENYKPVKLTENGKREAALIIRKHRLTEMYLVEKMGFGWEKVHNIAEQIEHIHASDFFDKMDEILGFPTVDPHGSPIPDKDGKIVRIQHKTLSECKIGDKAKLMAVRQSSSDFLSYLNSRELYLGETVEVEEIESFDGTMKIVYSSGRKESLSKKVCDMLLVR, encoded by the coding sequence ATGTATAGCATTGCCGAAGAGAATTATTTGAAATCACTTTTTAACCTTGCCAATGAGCACGATCTTATTCAGTTGAAGGAGATTGGGAAATTGCTCGATGTCAAAATGTCTTCCGTTACGAATATGATGAAGCGATTCGCTGATAAGGGGCTAGTACATTATGAGAATTACAAACCGGTCAAGCTAACAGAAAATGGGAAGCGGGAAGCAGCTTTGATCATTCGAAAACATCGTTTGACAGAGATGTACCTCGTTGAGAAAATGGGTTTCGGTTGGGAAAAAGTACATAATATCGCGGAACAAATTGAGCATATCCATGCTTCCGATTTTTTTGACAAAATGGATGAGATTCTCGGCTTTCCGACCGTAGATCCCCATGGATCACCTATACCAGATAAAGATGGCAAAATTGTACGAATTCAACACAAAACATTGAGCGAGTGTAAAATTGGCGACAAAGCAAAGCTAATGGCTGTGAGACAATCATCATCTGACTTTCTCAGTTATTTGAATTCGCGTGAACTTTATCTGGGTGAAACCGTAGAGGTGGAGGAAATCGAGTCCTTTGATGGTACAATGAAAATTGTTTATAGTTCTGGCAGAAAGGAAAGCCTCAGTAAGAAAGTCTGTGATATGCTATTGGTGCGTTAG
- a CDS encoding peptide deformylase has translation MGLAIYGYGSSVLKKRTLTIDKTYPNLDKLVADMWETMGDASGCGLAAPQIGRSISLFIVDSRLIYLGLSEKQRKLYFSPGDEGIREVFINAQINSYSEEEWEEVEGCLSVPTLSGKVIRPWAIRVTYENQYFEKKEKEFTGMTARIIAHEYDHIQGLLYVNRLKPLGKQLMEAKLHQLANGKVRVAYEMKFGNPKRNK, from the coding sequence ATGGGATTAGCAATATACGGATATGGTAGTTCGGTACTAAAAAAACGAACGCTTACAATAGATAAGACTTATCCAAACTTGGACAAATTGGTTGCTGATATGTGGGAGACCATGGGCGATGCTTCAGGTTGTGGCTTGGCAGCGCCACAAATTGGACGGTCAATCAGCCTGTTTATAGTAGATAGCCGTCTTATCTATTTAGGGTTGAGCGAAAAACAGCGAAAACTCTATTTCTCACCTGGTGACGAGGGGATCCGTGAGGTATTTATCAACGCTCAGATCAATTCCTACTCGGAAGAGGAATGGGAAGAAGTAGAAGGCTGCCTAAGTGTCCCAACTTTGTCGGGAAAAGTAATTCGGCCTTGGGCAATCCGTGTGACTTATGAAAACCAATATTTTGAAAAGAAAGAAAAGGAGTTCACTGGCATGACGGCACGGATTATCGCTCATGAATACGACCATATACAAGGATTGCTCTATGTGAATAGGCTAAAGCCATTAGGTAAACAACTGATGGAAGCTAAACTCCATCAATTGGCAAACGGCAAAGTGCGGGTGGCATATGAGATGAAATTTGGCAACCCGAAAAGAAACAAATAA